A genomic window from Ruminiclostridium cellulolyticum H10 includes:
- a CDS encoding ABC transporter permease subunit, translated as MNIFLRELKANAKALIIWSVCIFLLILSSMGEYTAYSSGEGGGDVFEKMPYSLKALMGMGSFDVTTIIGYFAMLFVYIELAVAIHAILLGSGIIAKEERDKTTEFLMVKPVSRTKVITSKLLAAFVNVVIINLISFASSLIMIDIYNKGEDITEKIVVFFVSMFIVQLIFMSLGAALASVMNKPKASGAAAAGILMGAFVIAKVTDLTDKVNVINVLSPFKYFSYQNIVDGRSLNVAIVVLCIVLVGVFVSLTYLFYKNRDLKV; from the coding sequence ATGAATATTTTTTTAAGAGAACTGAAGGCAAACGCAAAAGCCTTAATTATATGGAGTGTTTGTATTTTTTTATTGATACTGAGCAGTATGGGAGAATATACTGCTTATTCCTCGGGAGAGGGAGGCGGTGATGTTTTTGAAAAAATGCCGTATTCTTTAAAGGCACTTATGGGAATGGGCTCTTTTGATGTAACAACAATCATCGGCTATTTCGCAATGTTGTTTGTATATATCGAACTTGCGGTGGCTATACATGCCATACTGCTGGGAAGTGGGATAATCGCAAAAGAGGAAAGGGATAAAACTACAGAATTTTTGATGGTGAAACCCGTATCTCGTACAAAGGTAATTACTTCCAAGCTTCTTGCAGCTTTTGTAAATGTGGTGATTATCAACTTGATAAGCTTTGCTTCTTCTTTAATTATGATTGACATTTATAACAAAGGAGAAGACATTACAGAGAAGATTGTAGTATTTTTTGTGAGTATGTTTATTGTTCAGCTCATATTTATGTCTTTAGGAGCGGCTCTTGCGTCTGTAATGAATAAACCCAAGGCGTCAGGTGCCGCTGCGGCAGGTATATTAATGGGAGCATTTGTCATAGCGAAAGTAACTGACTTAACAGATAAGGTTAATGTAATTAATGTACTTTCTCCTTTTAAATATTTTAGTTACCAGAATATAGTTGACGGAAGAAGCCTTAACGTTGCAATAGTAGTTTTGTGTATTGTACTTGTTGGAGTTTTTGTGAGTTTAACTTATCTATTTTACAAAAACAGGGATTTGAAAGTTTAG
- a CDS encoding ABC transporter permease subunit, producing the protein MNIYLHELKSMRRTAAIWTISLIALSALYLCIYPSIASDAEEFKKLLANYPPALRAMFGIDIDYITSILGFYSMVFSFITLCGSIQGMNLGISILSRESRERTADFLLVKPVSRKSIVSAKLLAAFTTIVATNVGFYVATILIVNAVKTEDYSNKLFLMINLTLFFMQIIFMSIGMVVSVFFNKLKSILPISLGVVFGFYLTGVIISIGKNVDAVRYISPFKYFDSAYIIKNASYEVSYLVASAVIVVTAIITSYIVYIKKDIHAV; encoded by the coding sequence ATGAATATATATCTGCATGAGCTTAAATCCATGAGAAGGACAGCAGCTATATGGACAATCAGCCTGATAGCTCTGTCAGCACTCTATCTTTGCATATATCCCAGTATAGCCTCTGATGCTGAAGAATTTAAAAAACTCCTTGCCAATTATCCTCCTGCACTAAGGGCTATGTTTGGAATAGATATTGATTATATTACATCAATATTGGGTTTTTATTCTATGGTATTCTCCTTTATTACACTTTGCGGATCTATTCAGGGTATGAATCTTGGTATTTCCATACTTTCAAGGGAGTCTAGGGAACGTACGGCGGATTTCCTACTTGTTAAGCCCGTTTCCAGAAAGTCAATTGTCAGTGCAAAACTGTTGGCTGCTTTCACAACTATAGTTGCCACCAATGTTGGCTTTTATGTGGCAACAATTTTAATAGTCAATGCTGTTAAGACAGAAGACTATAGTAATAAGCTGTTTTTAATGATAAACCTGACATTATTTTTTATGCAGATTATTTTTATGTCAATAGGCATGGTTGTGTCGGTATTTTTTAATAAGCTGAAATCTATTCTTCCAATATCCCTTGGTGTTGTTTTTGGGTTTTACTTGACAGGTGTTATTATTTCTATAGGGAAAAATGTCGATGCTGTACGGTATATATCTCCTTTTAAATACTTTGATTCAGCCTATATCATTAAAAATGCCAGCTACGAGGTTTCATACCTCGTTGCATCTGCTGTAATTGTAGTTACAGCCATTATTACCAGCTACATAGTTTATATAAAGAAGGATATCCACGCAGTTTAG